From one Coffea eugenioides isolate CCC68of chromosome 11, Ceug_1.0, whole genome shotgun sequence genomic stretch:
- the LOC113752793 gene encoding aquaporin NIP2-1-like, translated as MENGQAKVNASSRKEEHGTVSTERQQISQMPLSSNLGRLYGECCPPGFIRKVTAEIIATYLLVFVTCGSAALSASDEHKVSKLGASVAGGLIVTVMIYAVGHISGAHMNPAVTLAFAAVRHFPWKQVPFYAGAQLTGAISAGFTLHVLLHPIEHVGTTSPSGTTIQALVMEIVVTFSMMFVTSAVATDTKAIGELAGIAVGSAVCISSILAGPISGGSMNPARSIGPAIASNYYEGIWVYVVGPVCGTLLGAWSYNFIRVTDKPVHAISNSLSFQLRRMRSNQESIADEDPLNSL; from the exons ATGGAGAATGGGCAGGCAAAGGTCAATGCTTCTTCCAGAAAAGAGGAACATGGAACGGTTTCAACCGAAAGACAGCAGATATCGCAGATGCCTTTGAGTAGTAACCTTGGGAGACTGTATGGAGAATGTTGTCCGCCTGGATTTATCAGGAAG GTTACAGCGGAGATAATAGCGACGTATCTGTTGGTATTCGTGACATGCGGTTCGGCGGCTCTAAGCGCGAGCGACGAACACAAAGTCTCGAAGCTGGGAGCGTCGGTGGCCGGGGGACTCATCGTCACCGTTATGATCTATGCAGTTGGACATATCTCCGGTGCCCACATGAACCCTGCTGTCACCTTGGCTTTTGCTGCTGTCCGACACTTCCCATGGAAGCAG GTACCGTTTTATGCAGGAGCCCAGCTAACAGGAGCAATTTCAGCTGGATTCACACTCCACGTATTGCTCCACCCAATTGAACATGTTGGAACTACATCCCCTTCCGGAACAACCATTCAAGCTCTGGTAATGGAAATAGTTGTGACGTTCTCTATGATGTTCGTCACCTCTGCAGTGGCAACTGATACCAAAGCA ATAGGGGAGCTCGCAGGTATTGCGGTTGGTTCCGCCGTCTGCATTTCTTCCATTTTGGCTGG GCCAATCTCGGGAGGATCCATGAACCCGGCAAGGAGTATTGGTCCAGCAATAGCAAGCAATTACTACGAGGGGATTTGGGTGTACGTTGTTGGACCTGTATGTGGAACATTGCTTGGAGCATGGTCCTACAATTTCATTCGGGTGACGGACAAGCCAGTTCACGCAATATCAAATTCGCTTTCATTTCAACTCCGGCGAATGAGGAGCAATCAGGAAAGCATTGCAGATGAAGACCCGCTCAACTCACTCTAA
- the LOC113753364 gene encoding structural maintenance of chromosomes protein 4 — protein MESAAPDDEVAGTGSHSTQMGSRTPRLFIKEMVMRDFKSYAGEQRVGPFHKSFSAVVGPNGSGKSNVIDAMLFVFGKRAKQMRLNKVSELIHNSTNHQNLDSAGVSVHFQEIIDLDDGTYEAVPGSDFVITRVAFRDNSSKYYINDRASNFTEVTKKLKGKGVDLDNNRFLILQGEVEQISLMKPKAQGPHDEGFLEYLEDIIGTNKYVEKIDESLKQLEALNERRSGVVQMVKLAEKERDSLEGVKNEAEAYMLKELSLLKWQEKATNLACADNTKKIEELQTNVTSLEDNLKTEREKIQGNHTMLKELEALHLKYMKKQEELDSGLRNCKDEFKEFERQDVKYREDLKHLKEKIKKVVDKLAKDTRKVDDTRKDCEESTNLIPQLEADIPKLQQTLMEEEKLLDEITENSKVETEVFHKELAEVRSELQPWENELIEHKGKLEVACTESKLLSEKHDAGRAAYEDAQEQIREIHRRIDAKVSSITSIQSELQKNKLEALEARGVEKNCLEEQENLVLLEQAARQKVAELMSVMNSEKSQGSVLKAVLRAKESNAIPGIYGRMGDLGAIDAKYDVAISTACPGLDYIVVETTAAAQACVELLRRQNLGVATFMILEKQANFLPRLKEKVSTPEGVPRLFDLITVQDERMKLAFFAALGNTVVAKDIDQATRIAYGRNKEFRRVVTLDGALFEKSGTMSGGGSKPRGGKMGTAIRATSVSAEVIADAEKELSMHVEGLNHLRQTIAVAAKHYLASEKAVSHLEIELAKSQQEVDSLKSQLTDLEKQLESLKLASFPRKDEVDRLGELKKIISAEEKEIDRLTQGSKKLKEKAMELQKKIENAGGERLKIQKSKVDRIQSDINKNRTEINRRKVQIETGEKTIKKLSKGIEESEKEKERLNAQKESLKTTFKEIEQKAFIVQENYNKTQKLIDQHKDVLDKAKSDYEKLKKTVDELRASEVDAEYKLQDMKKIYKELEMKGKGYKKRLDDLHISLTKHMEQIQKDLVDPEKLHATLTDEVLGETGDLNRALEMVALLEAQLKEMNPNLDSISEYRHKTSLYNQRVEDLSQVTQQRDEKRKQYDEWRKRRLDEFMAGFNIISLKLKEMYQMITLGGDAELELVDSLDPFSEGVVFSVRPPKKSWKNIANLSGGEKTLSSLALVFALHHYKPTPLYVMDEIDAALDFKNVSIVGHYVKDRTKDAQFVIISLRNNMFELADRLVGIYKTDNCTKSITINPGSFVVCGKAA, from the exons ATGGAATCGGCAGCTCCTGACGACGAGGTAGCAGGCACCGGTTCTCATTCGACTCAGATGGGATCTAGAACTCCTAGGCTCTTCATAAAAGAGATGGTCATGAGAGATTTCAAATCCTACGCCGGCGAACAGCGCGTTGGCCCTTTTCACAAG AGTTTCTCGGCCGTGGTCGGTCCAAATGGTAGCGGAAAAAGCAACGTAATTGACGCTATGCTCTTCGTGTTTGGAAAGCGAGCAAAACAG ATGCGTCTCAACAAAGTATCAGAGCTCATTCACAATTCGACTAACCATCAGAATTTGGACAGTGCTGGAGTGTCAGTCCACTTTCAGGAGATAATCGATTTG GATGATGGGACATATGAAGCTGTCCCTGGAAGCGATTTTGTTATAACACGTGTTGCTTTTCGAGACAACTCCTCCAAGTACTATATAAACGACCGGGCAAGTAACTTTACTGAAGTCACGAAGAAATTGAAAGGGAAAGGAGTGGACTTGGACAATAATCGGTTTCTGATCCTTCAG GGTGAGGTGGAACAGATATCATTGATGAAGCCAAAGGCACAAGGACCCCATGATGAAGGATTTCTCGAGTATCTTGAAGACATAATAGGAACTAACAAATATGTAGAGAAAATTGATGAATCATTGAAGCA GCTGGAAGCCCTTAACGAAAGAAGGTCTGGTGTGGTTCAAATGGTGAAGTtagctgaaaaagaaagagatagCTTGGAG ggggtgaaaaatgaagcaGAAGCTTACATGCTTAAGGAACTATCCCTGCTCAAATGGCAAGAGAAAGCTACTAATCTAGCCTGTGCAGATAACACTAAAAAGATTGAGGAACTGCAGACAAATGTTACCAGCCTGGAAGACAATCTTAAAACTGAACG GGAGAAAATTCAAGGAAACCACACAATGCTGAAGGAACTTGAAGCTTTGCACTTGAAATATATGAAAAAGCAGGAG GAACTTGATAGTGGACTCAGGAATTGCAAAGACGAGTTCAAGGAATTTGAAAGGCAAGATGTGAAGTATCGCGAAGATTTGAAACATTTGAAGGAAAAGATTAAGAAAGTAGTTGATAAACTTGCAAAG GATACCAGAAAAGTTGATGACACCAGGAAGGACTGCGAAGAGTCAACAAATCTGATTCCACAGTTAGAGGCAGACATTCCAAAACTGCAGCAAACTTTGATGGAAGAGGAGAAACTTTTGGATGAGATTACGGAAAACTCTAAAG TTGAAACTGAGGTTTTCCACAAGGAGCTTGCTGAAGTTCGTTCTGAACTACAACCGTGGGAAAATGAACTGATTGAGCACAAAGGAAAACTTGAAGTTGCATGTACTGAAAGTAAACTTCTGAGTGAAAAG CATGATGCTGGTCGTGCTGCTTATGAGGATGCTCAAGAACAGATTAGGGAAATACATAGGAGAATTGATGCAAAGGTCTCAAGTATTACAAGCATCCAGAGTGAGTTACAGAAGAACAAGCTAGAGGCATTAGAAGCTCGAGGGGTTGAAAAA AACTGCCttgaagaacaagaaaatttagTTCTTCTCGAACAGGCTGCTAGACAAAAGGTTGCAGAGCTCATGTCCGTAATGAATTCTGAAAAGAGTCAAGGATCTGTCTTAAAAGCGGTATTGCGGGCTAAGGAATCAAATGCAATACCAGGAATATATGGTCGAATGGGCGATTTGGGTGCAATTGATG CAAAATATGATGTTGCAATATCAACAGCATGTCCTGGACTTGATTATATTGTGGTTGAAACAACTGCAGCAGCGCAAGCTTGTGTCGAGCTCCTTCGGCGCCAAAACCTTGGTGTTGCAACCTTCATGATTTTG GAGAAACAAGCCAACTTTTTGCCAAGATTGAAGGAGAAAGTTAGCACACCTGAAGGAGTTCCCCGACTGTTCGATTTGATTACGGTTCAGGATGAAAGAATGAAACTTGCCTTTTTTGCTGCACTAGGGAATACTGTTGTTGCGAAAGATATTGATCAG GCAACACGCATAGCGTATGGTCGAAACAAAGAGTTCAGGCGTGTTGTAACTCTTGATGGTGCTCTCTTTGAAAAATCTGGTACAATGAGTGGTGGGGGAAGTAAACCCCGTGGAGGCAAGATGGGTACAGCTATACGAGCTACTAGTGTCTCTGCAGAAGTTATTGCAGATGCTGAAAAGGAGCTCTCTATGCATGTAGAAGGTTTAAATCATCTACGCCAAACAATTGCGGTTGCTGCAAAGCATTACCTGGCTTCAGAGAAAGCAGTTTCACATTTGGAGATTGAACTAGCAAAGAGTCAACAGGAG GTTGACAGTTTAAAGTCACAGCTTACTGATCTGGAAAAGCAACTCGAGTCTCTAAAGTTGGCTTCTTTTCCCAGAAAAGATGAGGTTGATAGACTTggagaattgaagaaaataataTCTGctgaagaaaaggaaatagataGACTTACACAAGGTTCAAAGAAGTTAAAGGAGAAG GCTATGGAGCTTCAGAAAAAGATTGAGAATGCAGGCGGTGAAAGGttgaaaattcaaaagtcaaaagttgATCGAATTCAGTCT GACATAAACAAAAACAGGACAGAGATCAATCGCCGCAAAGTTCAAATCGAAACAGGTGAGAAAACAATAAAGAAACTGAGCAAGGGGATTGAAGAATCAGAGAAGGAGAAAGAACGGCTTAATGCACAGAAAGAATCATTGAAAACAACCTTCAAAGAGATTGAGCAAAAGGCATTTATTGTTCAGGAGAATTATAACAAGACACAGAAG CTAATTGATCAGCACAAAGATGTGCTGGACAAAGCCAAATCTGACTATGAAAAGCTGAAGAAAACTGTGGATGAGTTGCGGGCCTCAGAG GTTGATGCTGAGTACAAGCTTCAAGACATGAAGAAGATTTACAAAGAGCTggaaatgaaggggaaaggatacAAGAAAAGGCTAGATGATCTGCATATTTCTCTCACCAAGCACATGGAGCA aATTCAGAAAGATTTGGTGGACCCAGAAAAGCTCCATGCAACACTGACAGATGAAGTTCTTGGAGAGACTGGTGACCTTAATCGAGCTCTTGAGATGGTGGCCCTCCTTGAAGCTCAACTGAAAGAGATGAATCCAAATCTTGATTCGATTTCCGA GTATCGGCATAAAACATCTTTGTACAACCAAAGAGTTGAAGATCTTAGTCAAGTTACACAACAGCGTGATGAGAAAAGGAAGCAATACGATGAATGGAGAAAGAGAAG GTTGGATGAGTTCATGGCAGGTTTCAACATAATATCATTGAAGCTAAAAGAAATGTATCAG ATGATTACTCTTGGAGGTGATGCAGAACTTGAGTTGGTGGACTCTTTGGATCCTTTTTCTGAGGGTGTTGTTTTCAGTGTCAGACCACCTAAAAAGAGCTGGAAAAACATTGCAAACTTGTCTGGAGGTGAAAAG ACTCTCAGCTCTTTAGCTCTTGTTTTTGCACTTCACCATTATAAACCCACTCCATTATATGTGATGGATGAGATTGATGCAGCTTTGG ATTTTAAGAATGTTTCAATTGTGGGGCACTATGTGAAAGACCGGACCAAGGATGCACAATTCGTAATTATCAG CCTCAGAAACAACATGTTTGAGCTGGCTGATCGACTTGTTGGGATCTACAAAACTGACAATTGCACCAAAAGTATCACTATCAACCCGGGAAGTTTTGTGGTGTGCGGAAAGGCTGCTTGA